The Deinococcus sp. Leaf326 genome has a segment encoding these proteins:
- the sdaAA gene encoding L-serine ammonia-lyase, iron-sulfur-dependent, subunit alpha — translation MNAPAPASAWVLERDCAETGLDPEDIRAEMLRRIGEMRASIERGLASRAPSITGMVGWNAQGLWEAPDVLNAPLIRRVQAYAMAVNEENARMGRIVAAPTAGSAGTIPGALIGVADHLGIGDERLVAPMILAAGVGKAISKRMFISGAAGGCQAEIGSSAAMAAAAVVELLGGTPRAAVQAASMALMNTIGLVCDPVGGYVEVPCVSRNAFYAVHAVSAAQLALAQLESFIPPDEVLGAMASVGRMMPAALRETAEGGLAQTPTGLAVTARMEGREPEGPGGMVELPMA, via the coding sequence ATGAACGCGCCCGCCCCCGCCTCGGCCTGGGTCCTGGAGCGCGACTGTGCCGAGACGGGGCTGGACCCGGAGGACATCCGCGCCGAGATGCTGCGCCGCATCGGCGAGATGCGCGCGAGCATCGAGCGGGGGCTGGCGAGCCGCGCCCCGAGCATCACGGGGATGGTCGGCTGGAACGCCCAGGGACTGTGGGAAGCGCCCGACGTACTGAACGCCCCGCTGATCCGGCGGGTGCAGGCCTACGCGATGGCCGTGAACGAGGAAAACGCCCGCATGGGCCGCATCGTCGCTGCGCCGACCGCGGGCAGCGCGGGCACCATTCCCGGCGCGCTCATCGGGGTGGCCGACCACCTGGGGATCGGGGACGAACGGCTGGTGGCCCCCATGATTCTGGCGGCAGGCGTGGGCAAGGCGATCAGCAAGCGCATGTTCATCTCGGGCGCGGCGGGGGGCTGTCAGGCCGAGATCGGGTCGAGCGCCGCGATGGCCGCCGCCGCCGTGGTCGAACTGCTGGGCGGCACTCCGCGCGCCGCCGTGCAGGCAGCAAGCATGGCTCTGATGAATACCATCGGGCTGGTGTGCGACCCGGTGGGCGGGTACGTCGAGGTGCCCTGCGTGAGCCGCAACGCCTTCTATGCCGTGCACGCCGTGAGCGCGGCGCAGCTGGCCCTGGCGCAGCTGGAGAGCTTCATTCCGCCCGACGAGGTGCTGGGCGCGATGGCCTCGGTGGGCCGCATGATGCCCGCCGCCCTGCGCGAAACCGCCGAGGGCGGGCTGGCCCAGACCCCGACCGGACTGGCCGTGACCGCCCGCATGGAGGGCCGCGAGCCGGAAGGCCCCGGCGGCATGGTCGAGCTGCCGATGGCGTAG
- the cax gene encoding calcium/proton exchanger, producing the protein MWMNLLLLFIPVSLLLEYVVHAPPLWVFFTATVAIIPLADWLRRATEQVAERAGQTIGGLLNVTFGNLAELIIAIFVLLSGNVAVVKAQITGSIIGNALLGLGLAILIGSFGRSRQKFSGANAGQLNSMLFLAVIALLIPAFFDYTERLPGFLAGTEAIRNNLDEYLSLGVAVVLIAVYALNLVYTLVTHKDVFAASDEQEGADGVGHGGGGALWPVWKAAAVLVGATALIALESEMLSGALEATSSTLGLSPFFLGIIVLAVVGNFAEYIAGSYFARQGKIGLAINIAVGATIQVALFTAPLLVIISYFIGRPMNLVFGSPLELVAIVAVALIVTTVTKDGEATWFEGVLLIAVYLLLALSFFFVTPRGEESAPAATLRPGPVVALAPQA; encoded by the coding sequence ATGTGGATGAACCTCCTCCTGCTGTTCATTCCAGTCAGTCTGCTGCTGGAATACGTCGTTCATGCCCCGCCGCTGTGGGTCTTTTTCACGGCGACGGTCGCCATCATTCCGCTGGCCGACTGGCTGCGCCGCGCCACCGAGCAGGTCGCCGAGCGCGCCGGGCAGACCATCGGCGGGCTGCTGAACGTGACTTTCGGCAACCTCGCCGAACTCATCATCGCCATCTTTGTGCTGCTGTCGGGCAACGTGGCTGTGGTCAAGGCGCAGATCACCGGCAGCATCATCGGCAACGCGCTGCTGGGGCTGGGGCTGGCGATCCTCATCGGCAGTTTCGGGCGCAGCCGCCAGAAGTTCAGCGGGGCCAACGCCGGGCAGCTCAACTCCATGCTGTTCCTGGCGGTCATCGCGCTGCTCATCCCGGCCTTCTTTGATTACACCGAGCGGCTGCCGGGCTTCCTGGCGGGCACCGAGGCGATCCGCAACAACCTCGACGAGTACCTCAGCCTCGGCGTGGCGGTCGTGCTGATCGCCGTCTACGCGCTGAATCTGGTCTATACCCTCGTGACCCACAAGGACGTGTTCGCGGCCAGCGACGAGCAGGAAGGGGCTGATGGCGTGGGGCACGGTGGGGGCGGCGCGCTGTGGCCCGTCTGGAAGGCGGCGGCCGTCCTCGTGGGCGCGACGGCCCTCATCGCCCTGGAATCCGAGATGCTCTCGGGTGCGCTGGAGGCGACGAGCAGCACGCTGGGCCTCAGCCCCTTCTTCCTGGGGATCATCGTGCTGGCGGTCGTGGGCAACTTCGCCGAGTACATCGCGGGCAGCTACTTCGCGCGCCAGGGCAAGATCGGGCTGGCGATCAACATCGCGGTCGGGGCGACCATCCAGGTGGCGCTGTTCACGGCCCCGCTGCTCGTCATCATCTCGTACTTCATCGGGCGGCCCATGAATCTGGTGTTCGGCAGCCCGCTGGAACTCGTCGCCATCGTGGCAGTGGCGCTGATCGTCACCACCGTCACCAAGGACGGCGAGGCCACGTGGTTCGAGGGGGTGCTGCTCATCGCCGTGTACCTGCTGCTGGCGCTGTCGTTCTTCTTCGTCACGCCCAGGGGAGAGGAGAGTGCGCCCGCTGCCACGCTGCGACCGGGGCCGGTGGTGGCTCTGGCGCCGCAGGCCTGA
- the lysS gene encoding lysine--tRNA ligase, with product MSDVSPTPRREGLHEQTVSRLNNLDAQVAAGFEAHPYSYPRTHHARDVLAAHPAPAPTEGEGGEPGKLEAGQEWPEEVYALAGRVTLMRHMGKAAFADLSDEFGHLQLHFSKQDTENFDATKKIDLGDIVGVRGFPFVTRTGQLTLRVTSWQPLVKSLHPLPSKFHGLQDEELRARRRYLDLMINPESREVYRTRSRMIGFIRSFLDRQDFMEVEGPTLQTVPGGTEAKPFQTFHNALSHEFSLRISLELYLKRLLVGGFEKVYEIGRNYRNEGIDRTHNPEFTMLEAYFAYGDYEDMMRLVERLLHDLVVELKGEPKLTYQGKEISFELPFKRLDFVTALKEQAGMDFDPLDLSKLRAWSDERHPEHRKTPDYKLLDKLGGEYVEPLLDNPTFLTDMPLVISPLVKAHRSREGLAERADLYVAGFELAPIYSELNDALDQRARFEAQTSRRDAGDDEAHQQDEDFLLALEYGMPPTAGMGMGMDRLAMLLTDCDSIRDVLLFPLLRPETAGGEAAESGTGAEAQE from the coding sequence ATGTCCGATGTTTCCCCCACTCCGCGCCGCGAGGGCCTGCACGAGCAGACCGTCAGCCGCCTGAACAATCTGGACGCGCAGGTCGCCGCCGGATTCGAGGCCCACCCCTACAGCTACCCCCGTACCCACCACGCCCGCGACGTGCTGGCGGCCCACCCGGCCCCCGCGCCCACGGAAGGTGAAGGCGGCGAGCCGGGCAAGCTGGAGGCCGGGCAGGAGTGGCCGGAAGAGGTCTACGCCCTGGCGGGCCGCGTCACCCTGATGCGCCACATGGGCAAGGCGGCCTTCGCGGACCTGAGCGACGAGTTCGGGCATCTCCAGCTGCATTTTTCCAAGCAGGACACCGAGAACTTCGACGCGACCAAGAAGATTGACCTCGGGGACATCGTGGGCGTGCGGGGCTTCCCCTTCGTGACGCGCACCGGGCAGCTCACCCTGCGCGTAACCTCGTGGCAACCCCTGGTCAAGAGCCTGCACCCCCTGCCCAGCAAGTTCCACGGCCTACAGGACGAAGAACTGCGTGCCCGCCGCCGTTACCTCGACCTGATGATCAACCCCGAGAGCCGCGAGGTGTACCGCACGCGCTCGCGCATGATCGGCTTCATCCGCAGTTTCCTGGACCGGCAGGACTTCATGGAGGTCGAGGGGCCGACCCTCCAGACCGTGCCCGGCGGCACCGAGGCCAAGCCCTTCCAGACCTTCCACAACGCGCTCTCGCACGAGTTTTCGCTGCGCATCAGCCTGGAGCTATACCTCAAGCGGCTGCTGGTGGGCGGCTTTGAGAAGGTCTACGAGATCGGGCGCAACTACCGCAACGAGGGTATCGACCGCACCCACAACCCCGAATTCACCATGCTGGAGGCGTATTTCGCCTACGGCGACTACGAGGACATGATGCGGCTGGTCGAGCGGTTGCTGCACGACCTCGTGGTCGAACTCAAGGGTGAGCCGAAGTTGACCTACCAGGGCAAGGAGATCAGCTTCGAGCTGCCCTTCAAGCGGCTGGATTTCGTCACGGCCCTCAAGGAACAGGCAGGGATGGACTTCGACCCGCTCGACCTGTCCAAGCTGCGCGCCTGGAGCGACGAGCGTCACCCCGAGCACCGCAAGACGCCCGACTACAAGCTGCTCGACAAGCTCGGCGGCGAGTACGTCGAGCCGCTGTTGGACAACCCCACGTTCCTGACCGACATGCCGCTGGTCATCAGCCCGCTCGTCAAGGCGCACCGCAGCCGCGAGGGGCTGGCCGAGCGCGCCGACCTGTACGTGGCGGGTTTCGAGCTGGCCCCCATCTACTCCGAGCTGAACGACGCCCTGGACCAGCGCGCCCGCTTTGAGGCCCAGACCTCGCGCCGCGACGCGGGCGATGACGAGGCGCACCAGCAGGACGAAGATTTCCTGCTGGCCCTGGAATACGGCATGCCCCCGACCGCCGGCATGGGCATGGGTATGGACCGCCTTGCCATGCTGCTCACCGACTGCGACTCGATCCGCGACGTGCTGCTGTTTCCGCTGCTGCGTCCCGAGACGGCGGGCGGCGAGGCAGCAGAGAGTGGGACGGGCGCAGAAGCGCAAGAGTAA
- a CDS encoding menaquinone biosynthetic enzyme MqnA/MqnD family protein: protein MTDTTSAAPVQPAPYRAGWIHYTNVAPILDPLTLPPGVTAITGVPTQMNAALLSGEVDIANISAVEFIRHADALQALPDFSVAVLGPVYSVNLFHTRPLEDLRQVALTAQSAMSVALLEVLLRERGLSPVLERAEGPAQELLASGYDGVLRIGNNALQEWYGVVGPLTPETTMTTLPHTGTGSSGQTITVTDLAEEWFGLTGHPFTFAVWAYRKDNPPPAALVQAMREARREGLGHLARVSAHHAELLGLPERVVQHYLWNFRYHLEAPDRLGLHEFADKAVPGHAPLTFGPRPGEG, encoded by the coding sequence ATGACTGATACGACAAGTGCCGCCCCAGTCCAGCCGGCCCCCTACCGCGCCGGGTGGATCCATTACACCAACGTCGCGCCGATTCTCGACCCGCTGACGTTGCCGCCGGGCGTCACAGCTATCACGGGAGTGCCCACCCAGATGAACGCCGCGCTGCTCTCGGGTGAGGTGGACATCGCCAACATCAGCGCGGTCGAGTTCATCCGGCACGCCGACGCCTTGCAGGCGCTGCCCGACTTCAGCGTGGCGGTGCTGGGGCCGGTGTATTCGGTCAACCTGTTCCACACCCGGCCGCTGGAGGACCTGCGCCAGGTGGCCCTGACCGCCCAGTCGGCCATGAGTGTGGCGCTGCTGGAGGTATTGCTGCGCGAGCGCGGCCTCTCGCCCGTGCTGGAGCGCGCCGAGGGACCGGCCCAGGAGCTGCTCGCGTCTGGATACGACGGCGTGCTGAGGATCGGCAACAATGCCCTCCAGGAGTGGTACGGCGTGGTCGGGCCGCTGACCCCCGAGACCACCATGACCACGCTGCCGCATACCGGCACCGGCAGCAGCGGGCAGACCATCACCGTCACCGATCTGGCCGAAGAGTGGTTTGGTCTCACCGGGCACCCCTTCACGTTCGCTGTGTGGGCCTACCGTAAGGACAACCCGCCGCCCGCCGCCCTGGTACAGGCGATGCGGGAGGCGAGGCGCGAGGGCCTGGGCCACCTCGCCCGTGTGTCGGCGCACCACGCCGAACTGCTGGGGTTGCCCGAGCGGGTGGTGCAGCACTACCTCTGGAATTTCCGCTACCACCTGGAGGCTCCCGACCGCCTGGGCCTGCACGAGTTCGCCGACAAGGCGGTCCCCGGTCACGCGCCGCTGACCTTCGGGCCGAGACCGGGCGAAGGCTAG